One window from the genome of Dyadobacter sp. CECT 9275 encodes:
- a CDS encoding TraB/GumN family protein: MKKAFIYCILLCCTSYVCAQAPKEKALLWEVTGMGLQSPSYLFGTIHLICPADFALSDALKNALSRTEQTALEVDMDDPEMMMKMMKTMNMKNGTELKSLMSPEQYSRLSAYYKDSVGIGLAMFEKAKPFVLMGPLFNVVLSCQPQSYEMSLVELAKKQKSEVIGIETLEEQMAIFDTIPYSDQLKQIVVMIDSLPSARKEFKNLVDLYKAQDIDSLYQLTMKSEFGLDGNEEIMLFDRNRKWIPRMDKIMKAKPTFFGVGAAHLGGPTGVIALLRKAGYDVRPVL; the protein is encoded by the coding sequence ATGAAAAAAGCATTTATATACTGCATTCTGTTATGCTGTACGTCCTACGTATGCGCGCAGGCTCCTAAGGAAAAAGCTTTACTCTGGGAGGTTACAGGGATGGGGCTGCAATCTCCGTCCTATCTATTTGGGACGATTCACCTGATTTGCCCGGCAGATTTTGCCTTGAGTGACGCGCTTAAAAATGCATTATCCAGAACCGAACAAACAGCACTTGAAGTGGATATGGATGATCCCGAGATGATGATGAAAATGATGAAAACCATGAATATGAAAAATGGAACAGAACTGAAAAGTCTGATGAGTCCAGAACAATATTCAAGACTATCAGCATATTATAAAGATTCGGTGGGGATTGGGCTGGCCATGTTTGAAAAGGCGAAACCGTTTGTACTGATGGGGCCATTGTTTAATGTTGTACTATCCTGTCAGCCGCAGTCGTACGAAATGTCACTGGTGGAATTGGCCAAAAAGCAAAAGTCGGAGGTAATAGGGATTGAAACATTGGAAGAACAAATGGCAATATTTGATACGATTCCTTACAGCGACCAACTGAAACAGATCGTTGTCATGATAGACAGCCTGCCTAGCGCACGTAAAGAATTTAAGAATCTGGTAGATCTGTACAAAGCCCAGGATATTGACAGTTTATATCAGCTGACGATGAAAAGTGAATTTGGACTGGACGGGAACGAAGAGATCATGCTGTTTGATCGTAACCGGAAATGGATCCCCAGGATGGATAAGATCATGAAAGCAAAGCCCACGTTTTTTGGCGTAGGAGCGGCACATCTGGGCGGGCCGACAGGGGTAATTGCATTGCTGCGAAAGGCTGGCTACGATGTCAGGCCGGTTTTATAA
- a CDS encoding DUF6787 family protein: MEKNAQPWLGKMQEKWGLETTRQVLLVLAVFSLSGSSVVWLRKGLFQLLGYDDLTPMWLKTVTYILFIFPTYQSLLLIYGFLLGQFSFFWEKEKKMFRWIAAKFKK, translated from the coding sequence ATGGAAAAAAATGCGCAGCCCTGGTTGGGAAAAATGCAGGAAAAATGGGGTTTGGAAACAACCAGGCAAGTTCTTTTGGTTCTGGCGGTTTTCAGCTTATCGGGCTCGTCGGTAGTCTGGCTCAGAAAAGGTTTGTTTCAGCTACTGGGATACGACGATCTTACACCGATGTGGCTGAAAACAGTTACGTATATCCTTTTCATTTTCCCTACCTACCAAAGCCTGCTTCTGATCTATGGCTTTCTGCTTGGCCAGTTTTCATTTTTCTGGGAAAAGGAAAAGAAAATGTTTCGCTGGATAGCAGCCAAATTCAAAAAATAG
- a CDS encoding mechanosensitive ion channel family protein: protein MLPENFNFDLIKAQIVAAIAQYGGKILLAILVLIIGRFLISKITHLVSQALDKRKVDRDVQPFLNSLVNVMLNIMLLLSIAGILGIQTTSFVAVLGAASLAVGFALQGSLANFAGGVLILIFKPYRVGDLISAQGFTGVVEAIQIFNTILVTVDNKTIILPNGALSTSPITNISGKGKIRVDMVFAAGSQNGVDAIRAAIRKVVDICPTALKNVEHDILVTKLTENAIFFDVRVWTPSDTFWDTYYYINEGISKQYALDGIGAPQPALLNVALKQ, encoded by the coding sequence ATGCTACCCGAAAACTTCAATTTCGATCTTATTAAAGCGCAGATCGTTGCTGCCATTGCGCAGTATGGCGGCAAGATCCTCCTTGCCATTCTTGTCCTGATCATCGGGCGGTTTCTGATATCCAAAATCACACACCTGGTCAGCCAAGCCCTCGACAAGCGAAAAGTGGACCGTGACGTCCAGCCTTTCCTGAATTCATTGGTCAACGTGATGCTGAATATCATGCTGCTGCTCAGCATCGCAGGGATACTTGGCATTCAAACCACTTCATTCGTAGCTGTTCTGGGCGCAGCCAGTTTGGCAGTCGGTTTTGCACTACAGGGCAGTCTGGCCAATTTTGCAGGCGGCGTGCTGATCCTCATTTTCAAACCATACCGTGTCGGCGACCTCATCAGTGCCCAAGGATTTACAGGCGTGGTGGAAGCCATTCAGATTTTTAATACCATCCTGGTTACGGTTGACAACAAAACCATTATTCTGCCCAACGGGGCGCTTTCCACCTCACCTATTACCAATATATCAGGCAAAGGAAAGATCCGTGTGGATATGGTATTCGCTGCCGGAAGCCAGAATGGCGTCGATGCCATAAGGGCCGCGATCAGAAAGGTGGTTGACATCTGCCCCACCGCGCTCAAAAACGTTGAACACGATATCCTGGTAACCAAGCTGACAGAAAATGCTATTTTCTTTGATGTACGGGTATGGACACCCAGTGATACATTTTGGGATACCTATTATTATATAAATGAAGGTATCAGTAAGCAATATGCGCTGGATGGTATTGGAGCACCACAGCCAGCCCTGCTGAATGTAGCACTTAAGCAATAA
- a CDS encoding M28 family peptidase — protein MNKKILAGIFLSISGLAYSQDDAVKYANTITAEDLKKHLTIIASDSLEGRDTGSPGQKKAAEYVTKYFKEYGLTPIATAEDGSKSYFQKYKLYKRGWGEVYLKVDGQKYEFNKDFYISGLADLPQEITSPVIFAGYGIESPGYDDYAHRDVTGKAVVIFEGEPRSADGNYIVNGTTEKSKWGSNVAWQQKVKLAREKGAKYVLIVTEKTGEDFDKEIRQRAVMARRFSAPTLNPVEESSDNMAAFVISSDVAAKILKTTNRKLAAEKAEIAKTGKPVSKTLTGSVAFKAERVSSTIDTENVAAFLEGSDKKDEVLVISAHLDHIGISANGEINNGADDDGSGTVSLLELAQAFSKAKAEGKGPRRSILFLNVTGEEKGLFGSEYYSEHPLLPLKSTIADLNIDMIGRVDEAHKADPKYVYLIGSDKLSSQLHAISEEANKKYINYQLDYTFNDPKDPNRFYYRSDHYNFAKSGIPVIFYFTGVHEDYHKPGDDVEKIMFDKQAPIVKLVFYTAWELVNRDGRIVVDSHKE, from the coding sequence ATGAACAAAAAAATACTGGCGGGAATCTTTCTGTCAATCAGTGGATTAGCTTATAGTCAAGATGATGCGGTTAAGTATGCGAATACCATTACAGCAGAGGATCTGAAAAAACATTTGACCATCATTGCCTCCGACAGCCTGGAAGGGAGAGACACCGGCTCACCAGGACAAAAGAAAGCGGCAGAGTACGTTACCAAATATTTTAAAGAGTACGGCCTCACGCCGATAGCGACTGCGGAGGATGGCTCGAAGTCGTACTTTCAGAAATACAAGTTGTATAAAAGAGGCTGGGGCGAGGTGTATCTGAAAGTGGACGGTCAGAAATATGAATTTAACAAGGATTTCTATATCAGTGGCTTGGCCGATTTGCCTCAGGAAATAACTTCCCCGGTTATTTTTGCAGGGTATGGCATTGAAAGCCCGGGTTATGACGACTACGCCCATCGGGATGTGACCGGAAAGGCGGTAGTGATTTTTGAAGGCGAGCCACGGAGTGCCGATGGTAACTATATTGTGAACGGAACCACGGAGAAATCAAAATGGGGAAGTAACGTAGCCTGGCAGCAAAAAGTAAAACTTGCCCGGGAAAAAGGAGCGAAATACGTATTGATTGTTACAGAAAAAACGGGGGAGGATTTTGATAAGGAAATTCGGCAGCGGGCCGTTATGGCAAGGCGGTTTAGCGCACCAACGCTCAATCCGGTTGAGGAATCTTCGGATAACATGGCGGCATTTGTTATTTCCTCAGACGTAGCCGCAAAAATTTTAAAAACAACAAACAGAAAACTGGCTGCTGAAAAGGCCGAAATCGCTAAAACCGGGAAACCGGTTTCAAAAACATTAACGGGATCGGTCGCTTTTAAAGCTGAAAGAGTGAGCAGTACCATCGATACTGAAAACGTTGCGGCTTTTTTGGAAGGATCTGATAAGAAAGATGAGGTACTGGTGATCAGTGCACATTTAGACCATATCGGGATTTCGGCTAATGGAGAAATAAACAACGGCGCCGATGACGACGGTTCGGGTACGGTTTCCCTGCTTGAACTGGCCCAGGCGTTCAGCAAAGCCAAAGCGGAGGGAAAGGGGCCAAGGCGGAGTATATTGTTTTTGAATGTTACAGGGGAGGAGAAGGGTTTATTTGGCTCGGAATATTACTCCGAACACCCGCTTCTGCCCCTTAAATCGACGATTGCGGATCTTAATATCGATATGATCGGGCGGGTGGACGAAGCACATAAAGCGGATCCGAAGTATGTTTACCTCATTGGTTCAGATAAACTTTCTTCCCAATTGCATGCTATAAGTGAGGAGGCCAATAAAAAATACATCAACTATCAACTCGACTATACTTTCAACGACCCGAAGGATCCTAATCGTTTTTATTACCGTTCCGACCATTATAATTTTGCCAAAAGCGGGATACCGGTAATATTCTATTTTACGGGTGTGCACGAGGATTATCACAAGCCGGGTGATGATGTTGAAAAGATTATGTTCGACAAGCAGGCACCTATCGTAAAACTTGTTTTTTACACCGCCTGGGAGCTTGTTAACCGCGACGGACGCATTGTGGTAGATAGCCATAAAGAGTAG
- the ffh gene encoding signal recognition particle protein: protein MFENLQDKLNNAFRTLKGKDRISDINVAATTKEVRKALVDADVNFKVAKEITDRIKDKALDRKILISVEPGQMFVKIVQEELTELMGGQAEGINIKGDPAVILIAGLQGSGKTTFSGKLAQHLKKQGRQVLLTACDVYRPAAIDQLKVLGEQVGVEVFSEPENKNAVSIAQNAVAHARKTGKKIVIVDTAGRLAVDEVMMQEVSDIKSSVKPSEILFVVDSMTGQDAVNTAKTFNDRLNFDGVVLTKLDGDSRGGAALSIRQVVEKPIKFISTGEKMDALDSFYPDRMASRILGMGDVISLVERAQQAFDEDEAKRINAKMRQNKFDFDDFLGQLQQIKKMGNVKDLIGMIPGMGSAMKDMNIDNESFKPIEAIIQSMTKKERENPDIIDGSRKKRIATGSGTSVLQVNNLIKQFDEMRKMMRKMNTMQAAGKLGKALKR, encoded by the coding sequence ATGTTTGAAAACTTACAGGACAAGCTTAATAACGCCTTTCGTACCCTAAAAGGTAAAGATCGGATTTCAGATATAAACGTTGCGGCCACCACAAAGGAAGTGCGTAAGGCCTTGGTAGATGCGGACGTCAACTTTAAGGTGGCGAAGGAAATTACAGACCGTATCAAGGATAAAGCCCTGGACCGGAAGATTTTGATATCGGTTGAACCCGGGCAGATGTTCGTCAAGATCGTCCAGGAAGAGCTCACCGAACTCATGGGTGGCCAGGCCGAGGGCATCAATATCAAAGGCGACCCGGCTGTAATCCTTATTGCAGGTCTGCAGGGTTCGGGTAAAACCACTTTCTCCGGAAAACTTGCGCAACACCTAAAAAAACAAGGCCGACAGGTTTTGCTCACAGCTTGTGATGTATACCGTCCTGCTGCGATAGACCAGCTTAAGGTTCTTGGAGAACAGGTAGGTGTGGAGGTATTTTCAGAACCTGAAAATAAAAATGCAGTAAGCATTGCCCAAAATGCAGTGGCGCATGCTCGTAAAACGGGCAAAAAAATTGTGATTGTGGATACGGCCGGCCGTTTGGCTGTGGATGAAGTCATGATGCAGGAGGTTTCGGATATTAAATCTTCGGTAAAACCATCCGAGATCCTTTTTGTAGTGGATTCCATGACCGGGCAGGATGCTGTGAATACCGCTAAAACCTTCAATGATCGCCTGAATTTCGACGGGGTGGTACTTACCAAGCTCGATGGCGATTCACGCGGCGGGGCAGCACTCTCTATCCGTCAGGTTGTTGAAAAACCCATCAAATTCATCAGTACGGGTGAAAAAATGGATGCACTCGACTCTTTCTATCCTGACCGTATGGCGAGCAGGATTTTGGGGATGGGTGACGTGATCTCCCTTGTTGAGCGTGCACAGCAAGCTTTTGACGAAGACGAAGCAAAACGCATCAATGCTAAGATGCGCCAGAATAAATTTGATTTTGATGACTTCCTGGGGCAGCTTCAGCAAATCAAAAAAATGGGTAATGTGAAAGATCTGATTGGCATGATACCCGGAATGGGCAGTGCGATGAAAGACATGAATATTGATAACGAGTCGTTTAAGCCAATTGAAGCAATTATCCAGTCGATGACCAAGAAGGAGAGGGAAAATCCCGACATCATTGACGGGAGCCGCAAAAAACGGATCGCAACGGGAAGCGGAACATCTGTTTTGCAGGTCAACAACCTGATCAAACAATTTGATGAAATGCGGAAAATGATGCGCAAGATGAACACCATGCAAGCTGCGGGGAAGTTGGGCAAAGCATTGAAAAGATAG
- a CDS encoding NADH-quinone oxidoreductase subunit N → MDLNEQLLNIRQSLAGILPEIFLAALFCGILCIELFFHHHPNKKRAASYLQYVALASSFITFILVLKQWNQEPSYRFHPLLFLDHQAVFFKLMITAAWIFTLIHVRILKYDFPPEFNALLIAVVVGLNLLTMATHLLTIYLSLELVSVTSYLLVAISPYKKAAEGGLKYLLFGAASSAVMLYGISLIYGLSGTMDITSEAMTAGLVANSGLIVITTIVMTLGGLLFKLSLVPFHVWAPDVYEAAPTPLVSFLSVAPKAAVILVLMRLAGVMPAQYFPVLGGIALVSITVGNISALWQSNARRLLAYSSIAQAGYLIVGVVAYSRFGFESAVFYTAAYLMINMAAFFLIDILKPDSDTRLSGYEGYGRANPWIAGILTAVMIALAGLPPTVGFTSKLLIFSALWDSYQQLQFPWMLWLLVGGILNAAIALAYYLRLPYLLFFKKAPDEAPVRNRIFFLPAQLVAGFLLFTIIALFIKPEWIMNWIAAF, encoded by the coding sequence TTGGATTTAAACGAACAGCTTCTGAACATCCGCCAAAGCCTGGCAGGCATATTACCTGAAATATTCCTGGCTGCCTTGTTTTGTGGTATTTTGTGTATTGAATTATTCTTTCATCATCATCCCAACAAAAAAAGGGCGGCTTCTTACTTACAGTATGTCGCTTTGGCCAGCAGTTTCATTACCTTCATTCTGGTACTGAAACAGTGGAACCAGGAGCCCTCCTACCGTTTTCATCCGCTTTTATTTCTGGATCATCAGGCCGTATTTTTTAAACTGATGATCACAGCCGCGTGGATTTTTACACTGATCCACGTACGTATCCTGAAATATGATTTTCCACCAGAATTTAATGCCCTGCTGATTGCCGTTGTGGTCGGATTGAATTTATTGACCATGGCAACACACCTGCTTACGATATACCTGTCGCTTGAACTGGTTTCGGTTACCTCCTATTTGCTAGTTGCCATTTCTCCGTATAAAAAAGCAGCGGAAGGCGGATTAAAATATCTGCTTTTCGGGGCGGCAAGTTCAGCCGTAATGTTATATGGTATTTCATTGATTTACGGATTGTCCGGCACGATGGACATTACCAGTGAAGCAATGACAGCCGGGCTGGTCGCCAATTCCGGTTTGATTGTCATCACCACGATTGTAATGACTCTCGGCGGATTGTTGTTTAAGCTATCCCTCGTACCCTTCCATGTGTGGGCACCAGACGTTTACGAAGCGGCTCCCACACCTTTGGTATCCTTTCTTTCGGTTGCTCCCAAGGCCGCGGTTATCCTGGTACTGATGCGGCTTGCGGGGGTAATGCCCGCTCAGTATTTCCCTGTTTTAGGCGGAATAGCGCTGGTGAGTATTACAGTTGGCAACATTTCTGCATTGTGGCAATCCAATGCACGAAGGCTTCTTGCCTATTCCTCCATCGCCCAGGCAGGTTACCTGATTGTTGGTGTAGTAGCTTACAGCCGTTTTGGATTTGAATCAGCAGTGTTTTACACCGCTGCCTATCTGATGATCAATATGGCTGCTTTTTTCCTGATTGATATTCTAAAACCTGACAGCGATACCAGGCTTTCGGGATATGAAGGATACGGCAGAGCCAACCCATGGATTGCCGGAATCCTTACCGCCGTGATGATCGCCCTGGCCGGGCTGCCACCCACAGTAGGGTTCACATCCAAGTTACTGATTTTTTCAGCCCTTTGGGACAGCTACCAGCAACTGCAATTCCCCTGGATGCTCTGGCTGCTGGTAGGTGGGATACTCAACGCTGCCATTGCCCTGGCGTACTATCTCAGGTTACCGTACCTTTTGTTTTTCAAAAAAGCGCCTGACGAAGCTCCCGTGAGAAATAGAATATTTTTCCTCCCTGCCCAGTTGGTTGCAGGTTTCTTACTTTTCACCATCATTGCCCTGTTTATCAAACCCGAATGGATCATGAACTGGATAGCCGCATTTTAA
- a CDS encoding ExbD/TolR family protein — translation MKIRRKARFAPEVFTHSLNDIMFFLLLFFLIISTMSNPNVIKLMLPKASATQQMYKKQITLSIDEHKVYYIDKEPIPFERLETELQTIFAGVEDRTVVLRVDKNLAVQDLVDVLQVGAKQDIKMVMATAK, via the coding sequence ATGAAAATACGTCGTAAGGCCAGGTTCGCCCCGGAGGTGTTTACACACTCCCTTAACGATATTATGTTTTTCCTGCTGCTTTTCTTCCTGATCATCTCCACGATGTCCAATCCGAACGTGATCAAACTGATGCTGCCAAAAGCTTCGGCTACGCAGCAGATGTATAAAAAGCAGATTACCCTTTCCATTGATGAACACAAGGTTTATTATATTGACAAGGAACCCATCCCTTTTGAACGCCTTGAAACCGAGCTTCAGACCATTTTTGCAGGCGTGGAAGACAGGACGGTAGTACTGCGGGTTGACAAAAATCTGGCAGTGCAGGATCTGGTAGATGTCCTGCAGGTAGGTGCCAAGCAGGATATTAAAATGGTGATGGCTACTGCCAAATAG
- a CDS encoding Gfo/Idh/MocA family protein has translation MTQPIQKPRHKVAIIGGGHIAEQNHIPALQKLSHRTEIIAICSRDKSKARLLADKFAIPFAYDNTEELFSSSRPDIIINCTANNLHYPFTMQALENGCHVLCEKPPAMRALEAREMADTAEKYGKTLAYNFQRRQTQEYQLLQKCQQEGKLGEIYHVKANFLRRRGIPGWGNFTNREIQGGGALIDLGVHVLDLAMGLMNYEKPDRIVANTYNFLGKAGGKGLLGAWDPAKFEVEDACFAYLSFPGKASIMLSASFALNTQEAKNINLEVFGTQAGAVLHPFSLHTEFAGELADVHFPFLEDENIQLKNTIAFLDACDGQVSNICSAREGAVLQEIVENIYQSAGMFGQKM, from the coding sequence TTGACGCAGCCAATTCAAAAACCACGCCACAAAGTTGCCATCATTGGAGGCGGACATATTGCGGAGCAAAACCATATTCCCGCTTTACAGAAGTTATCACATCGTACGGAGATCATTGCCATCTGCAGCCGCGATAAAAGCAAAGCACGTTTGCTTGCCGATAAGTTTGCTATCCCTTTTGCCTATGATAATACAGAGGAGCTGTTTTCCAGCAGCAGGCCGGATATCATTATCAACTGTACGGCAAACAATCTTCATTATCCATTTACCATGCAGGCGCTTGAAAACGGCTGTCATGTTTTATGTGAAAAACCACCTGCCATGCGTGCCTTAGAAGCCCGAGAAATGGCAGATACCGCTGAAAAATACGGCAAGACCCTCGCTTATAATTTCCAGCGCCGCCAAACACAGGAATATCAGTTACTGCAAAAATGCCAGCAGGAAGGCAAACTTGGTGAGATATACCATGTCAAAGCCAATTTCCTGAGACGGCGCGGGATACCTGGCTGGGGAAATTTCACCAACAGGGAAATACAGGGAGGAGGCGCGCTTATTGACCTGGGTGTGCATGTGCTGGACCTGGCGATGGGATTGATGAATTACGAAAAGCCCGATCGTATTGTGGCCAATACCTACAACTTCCTGGGCAAAGCTGGCGGCAAAGGATTGCTAGGTGCATGGGATCCGGCTAAATTTGAGGTAGAAGATGCCTGTTTTGCCTATCTTTCCTTTCCTGGAAAAGCTTCCATCATGCTTTCTGCTTCCTTTGCGCTGAATACGCAAGAGGCTAAAAACATCAATCTTGAAGTATTCGGTACACAGGCCGGCGCGGTGCTGCATCCTTTTTCCTTACATACCGAATTCGCCGGAGAACTGGCGGACGTCCATTTCCCGTTCCTGGAAGATGAAAACATACAACTGAAAAACACCATTGCCTTTCTGGATGCTTGTGACGGACAAGTATCAAATATCTGCTCAGCCCGGGAAGGTGCCGTTTTACAGGAGATAGTTGAAAACATCTATCAGAGTGCAGGTATGTTTGGTCAGAAAATGTAG
- a CDS encoding MotA/TolQ/ExbB proton channel family protein: protein MMLLQALTDSTLVAPAATQGLSLIDLLGKGGWVMFPLGLLFLVTLFLIIERFLAITANGKIESQFVDNVKDFIQQGNLKSAESLCRNQRNAAGRIFERAIGRIGYPIKDIETSIENASQIEIQRMEGNLPYLGVIAGIAPMLGFVGTIAGIIRIFYDISVSNDFNISTIAGGMYEKMITSGSGLILGLIAYAGYHLLNMKIDRFALRLQMAASDFIDVLQKPVTSK, encoded by the coding sequence ATGATGCTTCTTCAAGCACTTACTGACTCTACTTTGGTAGCCCCTGCGGCAACCCAAGGGCTTTCTCTTATTGACCTCCTTGGAAAAGGCGGATGGGTAATGTTCCCCCTGGGGCTATTGTTTCTTGTAACCTTATTTTTGATTATTGAACGGTTTCTGGCCATCACTGCCAACGGCAAAATTGAAAGTCAGTTTGTGGATAACGTGAAAGATTTTATTCAGCAGGGGAATCTGAAATCTGCAGAGTCTCTTTGCCGCAATCAGCGTAATGCAGCGGGAAGAATTTTTGAAAGGGCAATAGGGCGCATCGGTTATCCGATCAAGGATATCGAGACCAGCATTGAAAATGCAAGTCAGATCGAAATTCAACGGATGGAAGGGAACCTGCCTTATCTGGGGGTGATTGCAGGTATTGCACCGATGCTTGGTTTTGTGGGTACTATTGCCGGTATCATCCGGATTTTCTACGACATATCTGTTTCCAATGACTTCAATATCAGTACCATTGCGGGCGGTATGTATGAAAAAATGATTACCTCGGGGAGTGGTCTGATACTCGGTTTGATTGCGTATGCAGGTTATCACCTCCTGAACATGAAAATTGACCGTTTTGCACTTCGTTTGCAAATGGCCGCCTCGGACTTTATCGATGTACTGCAGAAGCCGGTAACATCCAAGTAA